The Desulfococcus multivorans DNA window TGCCTTCATGTACGTCGTCTCTCTTTCCGTATTCCCGGCAGCCGTCTTGGCTTCCGGTCGTTGCCGGTACCGGCCGTGCCGTTCAATAAACGCCGCCCATCATGCAACTGAATGGCGGGGATGTCAATACGCCAATCCCGATATAACCGCCGTGGGTTGGGTTTTAATTCAAATTCTCATGAACAACGATACTTCAAACGACGGAGATTTTCGAGCATGGAAGACGACAGCCCTGGTTGTCGGGAATCACGTCAAGGGCGTCGTGAATGTGACGGCAATAGAGGTCGACGATCCCCCGGTTGAACCCCAGCCCCTGGTTTTCCAGAGAAACGGCTATGCCCGCATTTTCAAAAGCGAACCGCCAGGAATGGTTGTCACCCGACATATCCTCTTCGAAATGGAGGCCTGCCACCAGCATCAGGGGTACGAGTTTCACCTTCCGGTAACCGTCCCTGGACACCTCCTCGATCACCGACGCCATGGTTGGATAACCCTGTTCCACAAGGCCCACGTAAACCCCGGACGACTTCGTCTTTCTGAAAATGTAATCCAATGCGACATAGCTGCTCCAACTCGGATGATCCGTGCCGTGGCCGATCATGACCATCGCCTCGTCCGCCGCCTCGGGCAGATGGGGCATCAAGGCGGCGACAACGGATTTGTAATCCTCGGGCCGGTGCAACAACGGCAGCCCCATGGCGGTCCGTATCCCGCAGTCGCCCACCTCCTCGATCAATCGATAAAACTCGTGACCGCAAGTGAAATGAAGGGACTGAACCACGGCCCACGGGTAGCCCTCTTTTTTGAGCTTCCGCAGCACTTCGTGGGGATGCTGCATGTTGGTGTTGTAGTTCCGATTGGAAAAATCCCTGACCTGACGGGAAGAGAACGCCCAGAAGATCGGATGGCCGATAAATCGCTCCCGACAGATGTCATTGATGAAGGAATAGGTTTTCATGGCGCGGGTGGTCGTGCCGAATGCGGCCAGGACAATAGGCGTTTTCATACACTTGTCTCTCTTTCAGGGAATCACACGTCGATGCGGACCTCTGGGGGGCTGGGTCAGTCCATTGGCGGACAAATGGGGTGGTTCAAGCCGGTTTAAGATATTTCTCATGTTCTTGTTCAAAGACAACAGGTAGACGTTGATGCATCTCCGCAAGGAGCGGTAACATGATTTCTCGTATCTGAGGGTGGGCGGCCCTGGAGCATCTCAGGTTGATCACGTGCTTCCATTCCCGCAGATTGGCCGTCATGACCACCTCGGTCTTCAGGCTGTTGGGCAGCACGCTTCGGGCCTCCTGGGGACTTGCTCCCTCCCGGACAAGCTTGAGATACATCTTTTCGGCATAGGCCATGGCCGAGCGCCAGTCCTGGTAGGCCTGGGAGTCCTCCGCCCAGAAAAAGGGTCTGATCACGGTAATTTCATTTCCGAATCTGTCGTTGGCGTAGTTGGCATACCGTGTCGATTCCTGGCTGTAGGCGGCAAGACGGTGACGGACCAGCTCATGGCTGACACCGCGGTCACAGGTAAATTTCACGGTGACGTTCATGTGCTCGATCACGCTGTGATGCCCGGAACGGACGATGCGCCGGATAAAATCGGCCCCCGATGTCGGTGTCATTTTATCCTCGCTCTTATAGCAGGTTCGCCCGGCCAGTTCGATGATCTTCAGGACCGTATCGCCGTCGGGCATATACAGGATCTCGTGGTAGGGGGATATGATTATCATCCGGAGGCTCCTCCGCCTGGGAAAACATGCATTAAAATTTTTATTCAACTTTCGACTTTCATGATGGTAACCGGAAAGAGGTGCCGGGAGGATACGGCCCGGGCCCCTTCAGCGGTGAGTTTTAGTGCCGCTTAAGCGCCGCGGAGGATCAGCGGCCCGGACTGTTTGAGCGCAGCGAGTTTCCGGGCAGCCCGGAGCAAGCTTTAGCGGCACTTGAACGAAACCGCGTCGGGCGCGGGCCGTATCCTCCCGGCACCGGCCGATGAAAGTCGAAAGTTGAGATTTTTATTAAAGCATAATTCGACGGGAAAATCAAAACAGACATTTTGAAAGGCACTTAAAACCGCCTTTTGACCAACGCGTCAAAACAGGCCGGGTAACATCCGGAAATCCGCCGGGAAGGGCACGGGGCCCGAAACCGCATCAAAAAATTTTCAGCAGACGTCTCTCCATTCGGCATCCACGGATCGCCGCCATCAGCGCCGCCAACTTCCGAAGGTCCTTGTTGCCGGGGGAAGCCTCCACCCCGGAGCTGACATCGACGGCATCCGGCTGAGCCAGGCCGACCGCCCTGACAATGTTTTCCGGCGTCAGGCCGCCCGCCAGAATGAGCGGATAACGATCGGAGAGAGACCTGGCCCGGGCCCAATCCCACGTTTCGGCATTGCCGCCGGGAAGTTTTCCGGCGCCGCATTCCACCAGGAATCCCGAAGGTGCATACGTATCGAGATCGGAGAGTCCAGGCGATCGGGCGGCGAACAAGGCCTTGATGACCAGAAGACCCTGTCGGCGAAGTCGGCGTATCAACTCCGGAGGCTCCTGTCCGTGCAATTGGACGACATCGAGCCCGCACGCCTCGACGACGCCCATGATTTGGGAAAAGGACTCGTCGACAAAGACACCGACGCGTCGGACGTTGGCAGGCAACACCCGACAGAGCGTCCTGGCCGCCTCCCGGGTCATATGCCGTGGACTTTTCGGGAAAAATACGCAACCGACGGCATCCACGCCCAGTTTCGCAACGGCAAGGGCCTGGGCCGGATCCGTCAGGCCGCATACCTTGACCTGAGGTATCCTGGAAACAGAGTCGGTCATGACATCAGTATCCTTTCAGGGATCGAATAAACCGGGCAGGGTCCGCTGAGCGAACGATGCTTTCGCCGATGAGGAAGTTGAAGATACCGGCGGCTGTAAGGCGTTCGATATCCTTCCGATTCCGTATGCCGCTCTCCGCAACGGCCACCCTTGGCGGCCCAAGCATACCCCCCATGGCGGAGGCTCGCCCGACATCGGTGTCGAAGGTTTCAAGGTTCCGATTGTTGATGCCGATCAGCCGGGCGTCGGCCTCGACCGCGGTTTCAAGCTCCGATGTCGAATGGATCTCCACCAGGACGTCCATGCCGCTGTCCTTTGCCAAAGCCATATACTCCCGAAGCTGTTCGGGGCTCAGGATACGGACGATGAGCAGTATGGCGTCGGCACCCATAACCGCCGACTCGAAAATCTGGTAGGCATCGATGATGAAGTCCTTCCGCAACACCGGCAGACGGACGGCGGAACGCGCCTGGGCCAGATCCGCCGGACTCCCGTGGAAAAAGGACGCGTCGGTGAGGACGGACAGGGCATCGGCCCCTCCGTCCTCGTATTGACGTGCGTAGAGGGAAGGATCCAGCCGGGAACGGATGACGCCTTTGGAGGGAGAGGCCCGTTTGATCTCGGCAATGATATTGACACCCGAAGGTCCTGCCGAGGCCAGGACGTCGTAAAAGGGACGCCGTTTGCGCGGGGCTGCGGCGAGACGGCGGAGTTCCGTTTCGGGGAGACGCTCTCTCGCCCGGGAGACCTCGAGGCGTTTCTGTTCCACGATCCGGCTCAGAATGTCGGTCGTCATTATCCATTCTCCCGGGTATATTGAACAAGGGCATCCAACTTTCCAGCGGCCGCTCCGCTGTCGATGGCGGCTTCGGCCATGGCGATCCCGGATTTGAGATCCCCGGCTTTCCGGGCCACCGTGAGCGCTGCACCGGCGTTCAACACGACCACGTCCCTTTTCGCCCCCCGCTCCCCCGCGAGGACCCGTCGGAGGATCCCGGCGTTCTCTTCGGGGCCTCCGCCCAGCAACTCCTTTGGATCGGCGGTTCGACCAAAGAACTGCTCCGGTGTGATATCATAGGTCCGGATGAGACCCTCCCGGAGCTCGGAAATCCGCGTGGGGGCACACACGGAGATCTCGTCGAGCCCGTCGTGGCCGTGAACCACCATGGCCTGTTTCGTGCCCAGGAGCTTGAGGGCGCCCGCAAACATCTCCGTCAGCTCGGGGGCGTATACGCCGATGAGCTGGCAGTTGGCCCCTGCCGGGTTCGTGAGCGGCCCCAGCATGTTGAAGATGCTGCGGATGCCGACCTCTTTTCGGGCGGGGGCGGCGTATCGCATGGCGCTGTGATAAAGAGGCGCGAACAGGAACCCGATGCCGATCTCCCGGACCGCCTCCTCGACGATTTCAGGATCGGTATCCAGTTTGACGCCAAGGGATTCCAACACATCGGCGCTGCCGCACTTGCTGGTAACGGCGCGGTTCCCGTGCTTGGCTACGGTCACCCCGCATCCCGCCACCACGAAGGCCGAGGTTGTCGAGATGTTGAAGGTGTTCATGCCGTCTCCGCCGGTGCCGACCGGGTCTACCACCATGCCGCCCGATGTCTGGATCCGCACGGCTTTCCGCCGCATGGCGCCTGCAGCGCCGGCGACCTCCTCGAAGGTTTCGCCTTTGGTGGCCAATGCCGCCATGAACGCGCCGATCTGAGCGTCGGTGGCATTCCCCGACAAAATCTCGGTAATCATGAACGACATTTCCGACTCGTTCAGGTTTTCACGCTTGACAATTCTGTTCAGATACGTTCGAAACATGGTCTCCCTCCCGCTGATGATTGATAGTGACGATTTCACTGAAAGTCTGATACCTTCGCATCGCTGATCACTCGCCGCTAAGACCTGCCGGCGCCGTCGACCGAAAACCGCAGAAAATTTCTGAGCAGCCGCTTGCCCACGGGGGTCATGATCGATTCAGGGTGGAACTGAATACCTTCGGTCGGATGCTCCCGATGCCGGATCCCCATAATTTCGCCGTCCTCGGACTCGCAGGTGACGACGAGACAGTCGGGCAGGGTTTTTCGACAGACGGCGAGGGAATGGTAACGCATGGCCTGGAACGGCTGGTTGATGCCGTGGTAAAGCATTCTGCCGTCGGCCGTGATGGTCGATGTCTTGCCGTGCATCAGCCGCTTTGCCGGAACGATATTGCCGCCCATGGCCTCGGCGATGGACTGGTGCCCGAGGCAAACCCCGAGGATGGGAATCTTCCCCGACAGCGCACGGATGACGTCCATGGAAACCCCCGCTGTACCGGGGCGGCCCGGTCCGGGTGAAATCACGATCCCGGCGGGATTGAGCCGTTGAATTTCCGCCAATGTCACCTGGTCGTTCCGAAAAACCCGCACCGGCATTCCCAACCCTTCCAGGTACTGGACCAGATTATAGGTAAACGAGTCGTAATTATCGATCATAATCAGCATTGAACATCCCTCCGCATCGCTGTTGTCCTATGCACCGACGCCGTGCATCAACTGCAGGGCCCGTTGAATCGCCCCGGCCTTGTTTACGGTTTCAATCCGCTCTTTTTCCGGATCCGAGTCCGCCACGATCCCGGCCCCCGCTCTTACCGTCAATCGACCGTTCTGAACGCACGCCGTCCGGATCGTGATGGCCATGTCCATGTTCCCGTTGAACGAGACATAGCCGACGGCGCCGCCGTAGGGGCCCCGGGGCTCCCGTTCCAGTTCGGCGATAATTTCCATGGCGCGAACCTTGGGAGCGCCGGATAAGGTGCCGGCCGGAAATGTCACCCGAAGAAGATCCCACGCATCGAATTCGGGCTTGATGTCGCAGCAGATGTTGGAGACGAGATGCATGACGTGAGAATAGCGTTCCACCACCATCAGGTCCGTCACCTGGACCGATCCGACCTCGGCGACACGGCCCAGGTCGTTTCGGCCCAGATCCACAAGCATGAGATGCTCGGCCCGCTCTTTCTCATCCTGAAGCAGTTCATCTGCCAGTGCGCGGTCCTCCTGTTCGTTTTCGCCCCTGGGGCGCGTTCCGGCGATGGGTCTCAGGGACGCCACGCCGTTTTCGAGGCGGACCATGGTTTCAGGGGAGGAACCCACCAGCGCCGTATCGTCGAGATGGAGAAAATAGAGGTAGGGCGATGGGTTGATGAATCGCTGGGCACGGTAGAGGGTCCACAGGTCCGGGGGGTCGGTACAGGTGAACGGCTGGGAGATGACGGCCTGAATGATATCGCCGTCCCGGATATAGGCTTTGGTCTTTCTCACCATTTCCCTGTAGACGTCATCATCGAGTCTGGGCAGGAGATTGAAATCGGCGCCGTCGGCGACCCTCACCTCCGTCGATATACAGGATGCGGTCTCGGACAGGAGATCCTCCAGATCGGTCAGGGCACGGCGGTAGATCGCTTCCGAAGCGTCGGCATCCTCGATGAAGACGATCACGACGGCCATAAGGGTGTGTCGGATATTGTCGAAAATAATGAGTTTATCCGGAATGATAAAATGAGCGATGGGCTGATCGTCCGGAAGACGGTTGGGGATGTTTTCGAAAAACGACACCATCTCATACCCCAGATAGCCCACCATACCGCCCCAGAACCTGGGAAGCTCCGGAATCGGCGCGGGCCGATAGTGTTGCATCAATGCCCTTAGAACGACCATCGGCTCTCCGCCGTGAGCGATGGTTTCGGTTCGCCCTCCGGTTTCGACCGTTATG harbors:
- a CDS encoding sirohydrochlorin cobaltochelatase; translated protein: MKTPIVLAAFGTTTRAMKTYSFINDICRERFIGHPIFWAFSSRQVRDFSNRNYNTNMQHPHEVLRKLKKEGYPWAVVQSLHFTCGHEFYRLIEEVGDCGIRTAMGLPLLHRPEDYKSVVAALMPHLPEAADEAMVMIGHGTDHPSWSSYVALDYIFRKTKSSGVYVGLVEQGYPTMASVIEEVSRDGYRKVKLVPLMLVAGLHFEEDMSGDNHSWRFAFENAGIAVSLENQGLGFNRGIVDLYCRHIHDALDVIPDNQGCRLPCSKISVV
- the thyX gene encoding FAD-dependent thymidylate synthase is translated as MIIISPYHEILYMPDGDTVLKIIELAGRTCYKSEDKMTPTSGADFIRRIVRSGHHSVIEHMNVTVKFTCDRGVSHELVRHRLAAYSQESTRYANYANDRFGNEITVIRPFFWAEDSQAYQDWRSAMAYAEKMYLKLVREGASPQEARSVLPNSLKTEVVMTANLREWKHVINLRCSRAAHPQIREIMLPLLAEMHQRLPVVFEQEHEKYLKPA
- a CDS encoding phosphoribosylanthranilate isomerase gives rise to the protein MTDSVSRIPQVKVCGLTDPAQALAVAKLGVDAVGCVFFPKSPRHMTREAARTLCRVLPANVRRVGVFVDESFSQIMGVVEACGLDVVQLHGQEPPELIRRLRRQGLLVIKALFAARSPGLSDLDTYAPSGFLVECGAGKLPGGNAETWDWARARSLSDRYPLILAGGLTPENIVRAVGLAQPDAVDVSSGVEASPGNKDLRKLAALMAAIRGCRMERRLLKIF
- the trpC gene encoding indole-3-glycerol phosphate synthase TrpC; the encoded protein is MTTDILSRIVEQKRLEVSRARERLPETELRRLAAAPRKRRPFYDVLASAGPSGVNIIAEIKRASPSKGVIRSRLDPSLYARQYEDGGADALSVLTDASFFHGSPADLAQARSAVRLPVLRKDFIIDAYQIFESAVMGADAILLIVRILSPEQLREYMALAKDSGMDVLVEIHSTSELETAVEADARLIGINNRNLETFDTDVGRASAMGGMLGPPRVAVAESGIRNRKDIERLTAAGIFNFLIGESIVRSADPARFIRSLKGY
- the trpD gene encoding anthranilate phosphoribosyltransferase, with amino-acid sequence MFRTYLNRIVKRENLNESEMSFMITEILSGNATDAQIGAFMAALATKGETFEEVAGAAGAMRRKAVRIQTSGGMVVDPVGTGGDGMNTFNISTTSAFVVAGCGVTVAKHGNRAVTSKCGSADVLESLGVKLDTDPEIVEEAVREIGIGFLFAPLYHSAMRYAAPARKEVGIRSIFNMLGPLTNPAGANCQLIGVYAPELTEMFAGALKLLGTKQAMVVHGHDGLDEISVCAPTRISELREGLIRTYDITPEQFFGRTADPKELLGGGPEENAGILRRVLAGERGAKRDVVVLNAGAALTVARKAGDLKSGIAMAEAAIDSGAAAGKLDALVQYTRENG
- a CDS encoding anthranilate synthase component II, translated to MLIMIDNYDSFTYNLVQYLEGLGMPVRVFRNDQVTLAEIQRLNPAGIVISPGPGRPGTAGVSMDVIRALSGKIPILGVCLGHQSIAEAMGGNIVPAKRLMHGKTSTITADGRMLYHGINQPFQAMRYHSLAVCRKTLPDCLVVTCESEDGEIMGIRHREHPTEGIQFHPESIMTPVGKRLLRNFLRFSVDGAGRS
- a CDS encoding anthranilate synthase component I family protein; translated protein: MLISRFPQKSSFLQLAERHNVIPVCAEVLADTETPVSLLRKIYSGKGPAFLFESVEGGERWGRYSFLSASARAEIRVYADSITVETGGRTETIAHGGEPMVVLRALMQHYRPAPIPELPRFWGGMVGYLGYEMVSFFENIPNRLPDDQPIAHFIIPDKLIIFDNIRHTLMAVVIVFIEDADASEAIYRRALTDLEDLLSETASCISTEVRVADGADFNLLPRLDDDVYREMVRKTKAYIRDGDIIQAVISQPFTCTDPPDLWTLYRAQRFINPSPYLYFLHLDDTALVGSSPETMVRLENGVASLRPIAGTRPRGENEQEDRALADELLQDEKERAEHLMLVDLGRNDLGRVAEVGSVQVTDLMVVERYSHVMHLVSNICCDIKPEFDAWDLLRVTFPAGTLSGAPKVRAMEIIAELEREPRGPYGGAVGYVSFNGNMDMAITIRTACVQNGRLTVRAGAGIVADSDPEKERIETVNKAGAIQRALQLMHGVGA